In one Diabrotica virgifera virgifera chromosome 7, PGI_DIABVI_V3a genomic region, the following are encoded:
- the LOC114328443 gene encoding uncharacterized protein C3orf38 homolog isoform X1, producing the protein MANNSETGIIDLLSKLDEDNLLSLGRTVTQGLLKINSKDDAIKAILKHSPDTLSILRRKSVTREVLFSYLDEKDIVMKAPITKNELIDRIMEFWNIKRADVITTVSCRNNEETISETKPLREDSNSISALAEQFAGWFYSLMNDEGVGPENFYPDAKMKINLHSNNDCDTIVVEDDPDGLAQQLLRIKLQHGIFFNPNVSKEGTQGRMDPHGLVVVLVCGTLHVQKTCVGVFEQVFSLARDPFCDNNWKIKNSELNLRSKSAVMGQPRLCDSELTSNLLSLPSS; encoded by the exons ATGGCAAATAATTCTGAAACAGGAATTATCGATTTACTATCTAAGTTGGATGAAGATAATTTACTATCTCTTGGAAGGACTGTTACTCAAGGACTCTTAAAAATAAATTCCAAAGATG ATGCCATAAAAGCCATTTTGAAACATTCACCTGATACTTTGAGCATATTAAGAAGGAAATCAGTAACCAGGGAAGTTTTGTTTTCATATTTGGATGAAAAAGATATAGTTATGAAGGCACCTATAACTAAAAATGAATTAATTGACAGAATTATGGAATTTTGGAATATAAAACGTGCTGATGTAATAACTACAGTCAGTTGTCGAAATAATGAAGAAACAATAAGTGAAACTAAACCACTAAGAGAAGACAGTAATAGTATATCAGCTCTAGCAGAACAGTTTGCAGGTTGGTTCTATTCTCTAATGAATGACGAAGGTGTTGGGCCTGAGAATTTTTATCCAGATGCGAAAATGAAAATTAATCTTCATTCAAATAATGACTGTGACACTATCGTTGTTGAAGACGATCCAGACGGTTTGGCACAGCAATTACTTAGGATTAAGTTACAACATGGTATTTTCTTCAATCCAAACGTTAGTAAAGAGGGTACCCAAGGAAGAATGGATCCCCATGGATTGGTAGTAGTTTTAGTTTGTGGCACACTCCATGTGCAAAAGACATGCGTAGGTGTTTTTGAACAGGTATTTTCTCTAGCTAGGGACCCTTTTTGTGATAACAATTGGAAAATTAAAAACTCTGAATTGAACTTACGAAGTAAAAGTGCGGTGATGGGACAACCACGTTTGTGTGACAGTGAATTAACCTCAAATTTATTATCTCTTCCTTCTAgctaa
- the LOC126888008 gene encoding protein SREK1IP1-like codes for MEQQIPLNIQEIIQATVDRAIATLLESGLLKEKKGRKHHSRSRSPHKGKKDKKKHKKRSSSSSSCSSASGEDEGKKKKEKKEKRCAERQSSRSHSRGRHSRSRSRSKHHHKMHHHSKSPATHHHFHYSPCWLAENSSEGPCHKSHDGKRKKHSRRLRCMKFYYKQGPATSDENDEQEKDCELTKNFENLEVGDNNPSAPLVTISTE; via the coding sequence ATGGAACAGCAAATCCCTCTAAATATACAAGAAATTATTCAGGCAACTGTTGACAGAGCAATTGCTACTCTTTTAGAATCTGgccttttaaaagaaaagaaaggaagAAAACACCATTCCCGATCAAGATCCCCACACAAGGGAAagaaagataaaaagaaacataAGAAGAGAAGCAGCAGCTCGTCCAGTTGTAGCTCTGCCTCAGGCGAAGACGAAgggaagaagaaaaaagaaaaaaaggaaaaaagatgCGCTGAAAGACAGTCGAGTAGATCACATTCGAGAGGAAGACATTCTAGATCTCGATCAAGGTCTAAACATCATCATAAGATGCACCACCATTCGAAGTCTCCAGCTACCCATCATCATTTTCATTATTCTCCTTGTTGGTTGGCGGAAAATTCTTCTGAAGGACCCTGTCACAAAAGCCATGATGGTAAAAGGAAAAAGCATTCCCGTAGACTGCGCTGCATGAAATTTTACTACAAACAGGGACCAGCTACATCTGATGAAAATGACGAACAAGAAAAAGACTGTGAACtaacgaaaaattttgaaaacttgGAGGTTGGAGATAATAATCCCTCAGCTCCTCTTGTGACAATATCAACAGAATAA
- the LOC114328443 gene encoding uncharacterized protein C3orf38 homolog isoform X5, whose translation MDAIKAILKHSPDTLSILRRKSVTREVLFSYLDEKDIVMKAPITKNELIDRIMEFWNIKRADVITTVSCRNNEETISETKPLREDSNSISALAEQFAGWFYSLMNDEGVGPENFYPDAKMKINLHSNNDCDTIVVEDDPDGLAQQLLRIKLQHGIFFNPNVSKEGTQGRMDPHGLVVVLVCGTLHVQKTCVGVFEQVFSLARDPFCDNNWKIKNSELNLRSKSAVMGQPRLCDSELTSNLLSLPSS comes from the coding sequence ATGCCATAAAAGCCATTTTGAAACATTCACCTGATACTTTGAGCATATTAAGAAGGAAATCAGTAACCAGGGAAGTTTTGTTTTCATATTTGGATGAAAAAGATATAGTTATGAAGGCACCTATAACTAAAAATGAATTAATTGACAGAATTATGGAATTTTGGAATATAAAACGTGCTGATGTAATAACTACAGTCAGTTGTCGAAATAATGAAGAAACAATAAGTGAAACTAAACCACTAAGAGAAGACAGTAATAGTATATCAGCTCTAGCAGAACAGTTTGCAGGTTGGTTCTATTCTCTAATGAATGACGAAGGTGTTGGGCCTGAGAATTTTTATCCAGATGCGAAAATGAAAATTAATCTTCATTCAAATAATGACTGTGACACTATCGTTGTTGAAGACGATCCAGACGGTTTGGCACAGCAATTACTTAGGATTAAGTTACAACATGGTATTTTCTTCAATCCAAACGTTAGTAAAGAGGGTACCCAAGGAAGAATGGATCCCCATGGATTGGTAGTAGTTTTAGTTTGTGGCACACTCCATGTGCAAAAGACATGCGTAGGTGTTTTTGAACAGGTATTTTCTCTAGCTAGGGACCCTTTTTGTGATAACAATTGGAAAATTAAAAACTCTGAATTGAACTTACGAAGTAAAAGTGCGGTGATGGGACAACCACGTTTGTGTGACAGTGAATTAACCTCAAATTTATTATCTCTTCCTTCTAgctaa
- the LOC114328443 gene encoding uncharacterized protein C3orf38 homolog isoform X3, giving the protein MGLYTDKDEKYAIKAILKHSPDTLSILRRKSVTREVLFSYLDEKDIVMKAPITKNELIDRIMEFWNIKRADVITTVSCRNNEETISETKPLREDSNSISALAEQFAGWFYSLMNDEGVGPENFYPDAKMKINLHSNNDCDTIVVEDDPDGLAQQLLRIKLQHGIFFNPNVSKEGTQGRMDPHGLVVVLVCGTLHVQKTCVGVFEQVFSLARDPFCDNNWKIKNSELNLRSKSAVMGQPRLCDSELTSNLLSLPSS; this is encoded by the exons atgggtctgtataccgataaagatgagaaat ATGCCATAAAAGCCATTTTGAAACATTCACCTGATACTTTGAGCATATTAAGAAGGAAATCAGTAACCAGGGAAGTTTTGTTTTCATATTTGGATGAAAAAGATATAGTTATGAAGGCACCTATAACTAAAAATGAATTAATTGACAGAATTATGGAATTTTGGAATATAAAACGTGCTGATGTAATAACTACAGTCAGTTGTCGAAATAATGAAGAAACAATAAGTGAAACTAAACCACTAAGAGAAGACAGTAATAGTATATCAGCTCTAGCAGAACAGTTTGCAGGTTGGTTCTATTCTCTAATGAATGACGAAGGTGTTGGGCCTGAGAATTTTTATCCAGATGCGAAAATGAAAATTAATCTTCATTCAAATAATGACTGTGACACTATCGTTGTTGAAGACGATCCAGACGGTTTGGCACAGCAATTACTTAGGATTAAGTTACAACATGGTATTTTCTTCAATCCAAACGTTAGTAAAGAGGGTACCCAAGGAAGAATGGATCCCCATGGATTGGTAGTAGTTTTAGTTTGTGGCACACTCCATGTGCAAAAGACATGCGTAGGTGTTTTTGAACAGGTATTTTCTCTAGCTAGGGACCCTTTTTGTGATAACAATTGGAAAATTAAAAACTCTGAATTGAACTTACGAAGTAAAAGTGCGGTGATGGGACAACCACGTTTGTGTGACAGTGAATTAACCTCAAATTTATTATCTCTTCCTTCTAgctaa
- the LOC126888007 gene encoding uncharacterized protein LOC126888007, whose amino-acid sequence MDENEESFNYTPPEIVKLATATASTLIPETSKSIYNKTYATFNEWRVRNNAKSFSENVLLAYFAELSAKYKPSSLWSFYSMIKSMLRINHDVDLEKYGKLRAFLKRKSEGFQAKKSSTLTPEQIRKFIDKAPDEIYLLHKVILIIGIMGACRSNELYQMNIEDVKDLQTDLLITIPKSKTKIVRKFTINSTFYNIVKKYIDLRPSHVKINSFFLNYQKSKYTIQRIGKNKFADIGRQIAKYLNLPNPQSYTGHCYRRSSATLYILMEEAI is encoded by the exons atggacgaaaatgaagaatcttttaattatacaccaccagaaattgtaaaactagctacagcaacagcatctaccttaatacctgagacatcgaaatccatttataataaaacgtacgcaaccttcaacgaatggcgtgttcgaaacaacgcgaaatcattttccgaaaatgttctgctggcctatttcgctgaattaagtgcaaaatataaaccgtcttcattatggtcattctattcaatgattaaatctatGTTGAGAATAAACCATGACGTTGATCTGGAAAAATACGGCAAACTAAGAGCGTTTCTAAAGAGAAAATCGGAAGGATTTCAAGCAAAAAAGTCTTCCACTCTAACCCCAGAGCAAATTAGGAAATTTATTGACAAAGCTCCTGATGAAATTTATCTTTTACATAAG GTAATATTGATCATTGGAATTATGGGTGCATGCCGCTCAaacgaactttatcaaatgaATATAGAAGACGTGAAGGATCTCCAAAcagatttattaataacaatcccCAAGTCTAAAACCAAAATTGTACGAAAATTTACCATAAACAGTACGTTTTACAATATTGTGAAGAAATACATCGATCTCCGTCCGTCACATGTGAAAATAaattcattctttctaaattatcaaaaatctaaatatacaatacaacgtaTAGGAAAGAACAAATTTGCAGATATTGGTAGGCAGATTGCCAAATATTTAAACTTGCCAAATCCTCAAAGTTATACCGGCCATTGTTATCGCAGATCATCTGCCACTCTGTATATATTGATGGAGGAGGCGATTTAa
- the LOC114328443 gene encoding uncharacterized protein C3orf38 homolog isoform X4 — protein MANMDAIKAILKHSPDTLSILRRKSVTREVLFSYLDEKDIVMKAPITKNELIDRIMEFWNIKRADVITTVSCRNNEETISETKPLREDSNSISALAEQFAGWFYSLMNDEGVGPENFYPDAKMKINLHSNNDCDTIVVEDDPDGLAQQLLRIKLQHGIFFNPNVSKEGTQGRMDPHGLVVVLVCGTLHVQKTCVGVFEQVFSLARDPFCDNNWKIKNSELNLRSKSAVMGQPRLCDSELTSNLLSLPSS, from the coding sequence ATGCCATAAAAGCCATTTTGAAACATTCACCTGATACTTTGAGCATATTAAGAAGGAAATCAGTAACCAGGGAAGTTTTGTTTTCATATTTGGATGAAAAAGATATAGTTATGAAGGCACCTATAACTAAAAATGAATTAATTGACAGAATTATGGAATTTTGGAATATAAAACGTGCTGATGTAATAACTACAGTCAGTTGTCGAAATAATGAAGAAACAATAAGTGAAACTAAACCACTAAGAGAAGACAGTAATAGTATATCAGCTCTAGCAGAACAGTTTGCAGGTTGGTTCTATTCTCTAATGAATGACGAAGGTGTTGGGCCTGAGAATTTTTATCCAGATGCGAAAATGAAAATTAATCTTCATTCAAATAATGACTGTGACACTATCGTTGTTGAAGACGATCCAGACGGTTTGGCACAGCAATTACTTAGGATTAAGTTACAACATGGTATTTTCTTCAATCCAAACGTTAGTAAAGAGGGTACCCAAGGAAGAATGGATCCCCATGGATTGGTAGTAGTTTTAGTTTGTGGCACACTCCATGTGCAAAAGACATGCGTAGGTGTTTTTGAACAGGTATTTTCTCTAGCTAGGGACCCTTTTTGTGATAACAATTGGAAAATTAAAAACTCTGAATTGAACTTACGAAGTAAAAGTGCGGTGATGGGACAACCACGTTTGTGTGACAGTGAATTAACCTCAAATTTATTATCTCTTCCTTCTAgctaa
- the LOC114328443 gene encoding uncharacterized protein C3orf38 homolog isoform X2 produces the protein MRLYYDLTTLGGLGFHRRVLNRRATHAIKAILKHSPDTLSILRRKSVTREVLFSYLDEKDIVMKAPITKNELIDRIMEFWNIKRADVITTVSCRNNEETISETKPLREDSNSISALAEQFAGWFYSLMNDEGVGPENFYPDAKMKINLHSNNDCDTIVVEDDPDGLAQQLLRIKLQHGIFFNPNVSKEGTQGRMDPHGLVVVLVCGTLHVQKTCVGVFEQVFSLARDPFCDNNWKIKNSELNLRSKSAVMGQPRLCDSELTSNLLSLPSS, from the exons ATGCGTCTATATTATGACCTAACAACTCTTGGCGGTCTCGGGTTTCATCGTAGGGTATTAAATCGACGCGCGACGC ATGCCATAAAAGCCATTTTGAAACATTCACCTGATACTTTGAGCATATTAAGAAGGAAATCAGTAACCAGGGAAGTTTTGTTTTCATATTTGGATGAAAAAGATATAGTTATGAAGGCACCTATAACTAAAAATGAATTAATTGACAGAATTATGGAATTTTGGAATATAAAACGTGCTGATGTAATAACTACAGTCAGTTGTCGAAATAATGAAGAAACAATAAGTGAAACTAAACCACTAAGAGAAGACAGTAATAGTATATCAGCTCTAGCAGAACAGTTTGCAGGTTGGTTCTATTCTCTAATGAATGACGAAGGTGTTGGGCCTGAGAATTTTTATCCAGATGCGAAAATGAAAATTAATCTTCATTCAAATAATGACTGTGACACTATCGTTGTTGAAGACGATCCAGACGGTTTGGCACAGCAATTACTTAGGATTAAGTTACAACATGGTATTTTCTTCAATCCAAACGTTAGTAAAGAGGGTACCCAAGGAAGAATGGATCCCCATGGATTGGTAGTAGTTTTAGTTTGTGGCACACTCCATGTGCAAAAGACATGCGTAGGTGTTTTTGAACAGGTATTTTCTCTAGCTAGGGACCCTTTTTGTGATAACAATTGGAAAATTAAAAACTCTGAATTGAACTTACGAAGTAAAAGTGCGGTGATGGGACAACCACGTTTGTGTGACAGTGAATTAACCTCAAATTTATTATCTCTTCCTTCTAgctaa